In the genome of Oncorhynchus nerka isolate Pitt River linkage group LG27, Oner_Uvic_2.0, whole genome shotgun sequence, the window CCAGTATTAttatgtgtttatttatttataaacgGTTAGGTTCACAAAGTAGCAGATAACATCCCAGCCCTCTGTCTGCCTGGTCAATGACTATCTGTCAGACTGTCAAGCCCTTCCAACAAGTTTGACATTTTTTAAATGCACACACAATGTACACATTGTAAGAATGTGGAAAGTGATGCCTTTGAGCGATTCGGAGCCTAATGGTGCAGTGAACCACAGAACAACAGTCAAACAAACTATGCTCCATAAAACATTCTATGATCTGTCACGATTTGCTTTGCACACGTTTGCAGACAACATTTGCTTGGCAAATCCAAATACTATGTCTCTAAAGATTCACATAGCTCTCACTATTCACATAAGTGAAGCATACCGGAACAACAAGACAGAAggcattataataataataatcaaatgTCATTTGAAGAGCGCATTTCCCACGATTAATAATAATTATGCATGGCTAGGGACCTGGATAGGACTTACTGGCCTGGTAGCTAAAGCTAATTCTGCTAGAGCAGAGGGGTTGGAGATTATTAGGCTATGTGCACTATATAACCACAACAAGTACTAGGTGTTTTCCCTGGTCAGGAAAAAGTCCTGGCCATGGGCATAACAATAACACATAGAAGCAGAAGATATTTCCTCCCTGGTCACAGGGGCAGTAGCTGGGCCAAGGGTTCAGTTATGATGATCCCGAGCACCGTGCCCCTTCTGAGCCCGGAGGCCTTGTCTAACACCTTCAGTTGGAGCCGCAAGCCACCCAGGCTGTCCAGGCTCAGCTCAGTGAAGAAAAAGTCCTCATTGAACACGGGGCTCCTGCAGTTCCTGATTGTGGCGCTGTCCTGTCTCTGGAGCTTCCCCGGGCTTAAGCTCAGGCTGAGGCAGCAGTGGAGGGCTCTGGGGTCCCCTTCATCCCTCAGACCCTCCACGGACACCACCCTCACTCGCACTACCATGGACAGAAGAGAGGGCGACAATGTGTGCTCGGCCGAGAGGCGGACTCTGCCGCGGCCCTTCGGCAGTGGGAGGACATGTTCTCTCTGCATCCGCTCCTGGCAGTGGAGCACGTCCAGCGGGAGCAGGACAGGGGGCGCCAGGGAGTTGACAACGAAGGGAGGACTGAAGCAGGGCTCGATAAGGGAGGTGGAGGGAATGGGTGAGATCGCCCCCCTCCGTCCTCTGGGGTTAACCACAGAGCATGAGGGGGCTCCTTCCAGTCCCAAAGTGTCACTGAAGGCAGAGGCAGACTGCAAACCTGGGTGACCCTCGGTTAACCCGATGATAGAGAGTGAGAGGCCAGAGCAAGAGCGGCTGAGCAGGGGAGAGCCCAGAG includes:
- the LOC115111172 gene encoding C2 calcium-dependent domain-containing protein 4C; translation: MWFLGKIRESMENIPLELGRYVGKSEEEDLSAKASLSNKLHSNILTPDKIPEFCLPPRLCRSLAAAEPHAVGQRLTSRDCGAVDFSVTPQVKQIEEMKLTKVSGVAWRGKKPLPFSAEGYGLAGMYESPNTRRKESLFHSKSTGYTLDRTLPRPTTRVAIERNQCKVPPIQLGLELGLSCKSLSESGSTESDTPSSNDSSPLGSPLLSRSCSGLSLSIIGLTEGHPGLQSASAFSDTLGLEGAPSCSVVNPRGRRGAISPIPSTSLIEPCFSPPFVVNSLAPPVLLPLDVLHCQERMQREHVLPLPKGRGRVRLSAEHTLSPSLLSMVVRVRVVSVEGLRDEGDPRALHCCLSLSLSPGKLQRQDSATIRNCRSPVFNEDFFFTELSLDSLGGLRLQLKVLDKASGLRRGTVLGIIITEPLAQLLPL